A window from Dioscorea cayenensis subsp. rotundata cultivar TDr96_F1 chromosome 10, TDr96_F1_v2_PseudoChromosome.rev07_lg8_w22 25.fasta, whole genome shotgun sequence encodes these proteins:
- the LOC120270959 gene encoding uncharacterized protein LOC120270959 isoform X2 — MKCSICGVAGHNKRFHGGQHTNLERTDTRQDGQPTEDINPMDAIDPQVLEEHFVMADDLALAGDNQGGAETVAVEQRLTLEAPQSQVIDILVQSINISSTAINFGIRKNKLKVKRGGNANSQPVINMNQLPKEISGQNPSINVARHPSLKAQRKEKELDKG; from the exons ATGAAGTGCAGTATCTGTGGTGTTGCTGGACACAACAAGAGATTTCATGGAGGACAACAT ACTAACTTGGAGAGAACAGATACAAGGCAAGATGGCCAGCCAACTGAAGATATTAATCCAATGGATGCCATAGATCCTCAAGTGTTGGAGGAACATTTTGTCATG GCTGATGACTTAGCCTTAGCTGGGGACAACCAGGGTGGGGCAGAGACAGTGGCTGTAGAGCAAAGGCTAACCCTTGAAGCACCACAATCACAG GTGATTGATATTCTTGTCCAAAGCATCAACATTTCTAGTACTGCAATCAATTTTGGGATCAGAAAGAACAAACTTAAAGTAAAAAGGGGAGGTAATGCCAACAGTCAACCTGTTATAAACATGAACCAACTACCGAAAGAGATATCAGGCCAAAATCCATCTATAAATGTTGCAAGGCATCCTAGCCTAAAGGctcagagaaaagaaaaagagcttGACAAGGGTTAG
- the LOC120270959 gene encoding uncharacterized protein LOC120270959 isoform X1, with protein MRLYDYRLELMRTHPGSTIMFKCDQRIFQAMYVCLSPLREGFLAGCIQVISIDGCFLKGLYGGLLLSAVGIDVNDCIYPVAWATVSKENKANWKWFLQLLAEDLRITNSFHWAFISDRQKTNLERTDTRQDGQPTEDINPMDAIDPQVLEEHFVMADDLALAGDNQGGAETVAVEQRLTLEAPQSQVIDILVQSINISSTAINFGIRKNKLKVKRGGNANSQPVINMNQLPKEISGQNPSINVARHPSLKAQRKEKELDKG; from the exons ATGAGGCTCTATGATTATAGATTGGAGCTTATGAGGACACATCCTGGTTCAACCATCATGTTCAAATGTGATCAACGTATTTTTCAAGCCATGTATGTATGTCTATCCCCATTGAGGGAGGGTTTTTTGGCAGGGTGTATACAGGTGATCTCGATTGATGGCTGCTTCCTCAAAGGCTTATATGGGGGGCTGTTATTATCAGCAGTTGGGATAGATgtaaatgattgcatctatcctGTTGCTTGGGCCACTGTTAGCAAGGAAAATAAGGCAAATTGGAAGTGGTTTCTTCAACTTTTGGCAGAAGATTTAAGGATCACGAACAGTTTTCATTGGGCTTTCATCAGTGATAGACAGAAg ACTAACTTGGAGAGAACAGATACAAGGCAAGATGGCCAGCCAACTGAAGATATTAATCCAATGGATGCCATAGATCCTCAAGTGTTGGAGGAACATTTTGTCATG GCTGATGACTTAGCCTTAGCTGGGGACAACCAGGGTGGGGCAGAGACAGTGGCTGTAGAGCAAAGGCTAACCCTTGAAGCACCACAATCACAG GTGATTGATATTCTTGTCCAAAGCATCAACATTTCTAGTACTGCAATCAATTTTGGGATCAGAAAGAACAAACTTAAAGTAAAAAGGGGAGGTAATGCCAACAGTCAACCTGTTATAAACATGAACCAACTACCGAAAGAGATATCAGGCCAAAATCCATCTATAAATGTTGCAAGGCATCCTAGCCTAAAGGctcagagaaaagaaaaagagcttGACAAGGGTTAG